Proteins encoded within one genomic window of Bradyrhizobium sp. 186:
- a CDS encoding septal ring lytic transglycosylase RlpA family protein, which produces MSRFARAERVWISPASSCRQPTRLLLAIIGAASLAACAQSPVGRQKADLAGTSRQAAVERPHRLQSVAALHPRPISRVRVPDSAASRGVASFYSDTETASGEKFDKNELTAAHPTLPFGTRLRVTDVSSGRSVTVKVNDRGPYIRGRVVDVSPSAAEALGMVDRGIVNVRLDVVQ; this is translated from the coding sequence ATGTCTCGCTTTGCACGTGCCGAAAGGGTCTGGATTTCCCCCGCATCCTCGTGCCGCCAGCCGACCCGGCTGCTGCTTGCAATCATCGGCGCCGCGTCGCTCGCTGCTTGCGCGCAATCGCCGGTTGGCCGTCAGAAGGCCGATCTTGCCGGCACGAGCCGGCAGGCCGCGGTCGAGCGGCCTCACCGGCTGCAATCGGTGGCGGCGCTGCATCCCCGCCCGATCAGCCGGGTGCGTGTGCCTGATAGTGCCGCTTCCCGTGGCGTTGCGAGCTTCTACTCGGATACGGAGACCGCGAGCGGCGAGAAGTTCGACAAGAACGAATTGACCGCGGCGCATCCGACCCTGCCGTTCGGCACGCGCTTGCGCGTGACCGATGTTTCCAGCGGCCGCTCGGTGACCGTCAAGGTCAACGATCGCGGACCCTATATTCGCGGCCGCGTGGTCGATGTCTCGCCTTCGGCTGCCGAAGCGCTCGGCATGGTCGACAGAGGCATCGTCAATGTCCGGCTCGACGTCGTGCAATAA
- a CDS encoding alpha/beta hydrolase fold domain-containing protein: protein MPDAMVATRASDASQGTTQQVDVAVIGAGFAGLYLLHRLRKAGFTTIALEEAGDVGGTWYWKRYPGARCDIQTIDYSYTFDPELETAWTWSEKYATQPEILRYLGFVADRYDLRRDIRFKTKVTEAKWDEATERWQLATDNGAPISCRYYIMATGCLSAPKPPEIDGVKDFTGEVYFTGRWPHDGVKLAGKRVAVIGTGSSAIQSIPLIAEQASHLTVFQRTPNFALPAHNGPSPSDRTSLLQGDRAAYREQARQSMTGVPYPQQMAVSWQLSDAERRARFEEAWGKGDLVYILTQLWADQGVDIDGNTLICDLIREKIGTIVKDPETAAALMPHDHPFGAKRPCLDTNYYATYNRPNVTLVNLRQEPIKAITADSITTGKRSFDVDVIVFATGFDAMTGAIRAVHPITGRGGKSLTDVWAQGPQTYLGLTVAGFPNFFMITGPGSPSVLSNMAVSIEQHVDWVVDRLAALRDAGFTTVEATGTAQAGWGRHMADCSTLTLHRLANTWYTGANVPGKVQGLMPYTGGVGPYRSICDEVVSRGMLGFNLAGPDVTAQCNDGEVVRLQPDVRLVLNLLGQLNLPPIESMGALDARAFVNEFNKGRPAGRPIDAVVDGTLPGTDGPLPYRLYRPATPGPHPVVVYFHGGGWVLGDEQSDDPFCRDMVRRTGMIFVSVGYRHAPEHRFPAAAEDGYAAARWIAEHAEELGGKPGPVLISGWSAGGNIAAVTCQLARDRGGPEIAGQLLVCPVTDCTFDRPSYDDNATGYFLTRSLMYWFWDLYCSPADRTDPRVSPLRGKVAGLPPAFVVTCEFDPLRDEGIAYADAMAAAGVPVELLRARGHFHSSFTMADVVITGVQGRVQMAEALRRFAGLPPEVRRDDENSHGHTSPGHRIAAAAS from the coding sequence ATGCCTGACGCAATGGTCGCGACGCGTGCCTCTGACGCGAGCCAGGGAACCACCCAGCAGGTCGACGTCGCCGTGATCGGTGCCGGCTTTGCGGGCCTCTATCTTCTCCATCGCCTGCGCAAGGCCGGCTTCACGACGATCGCTCTCGAAGAGGCCGGCGATGTTGGCGGCACCTGGTACTGGAAGCGCTATCCCGGCGCGCGCTGCGACATCCAGACCATCGACTACAGCTACACCTTCGATCCCGAGCTCGAGACGGCCTGGACATGGTCGGAGAAATACGCAACCCAACCGGAAATCCTGCGCTATCTCGGCTTCGTCGCCGACCGCTATGATCTCAGGCGCGACATCCGCTTCAAGACCAAGGTCACTGAAGCCAAATGGGATGAAGCGACCGAGCGCTGGCAACTTGCGACCGATAACGGCGCGCCGATTTCCTGCCGCTATTACATCATGGCGACCGGCTGCCTCTCCGCGCCGAAGCCGCCGGAGATCGACGGCGTCAAGGATTTTACGGGCGAGGTCTATTTCACCGGGCGCTGGCCGCATGATGGAGTGAAGCTCGCCGGCAAGCGCGTCGCAGTAATCGGCACGGGCTCGTCCGCCATCCAGTCGATCCCCCTGATCGCCGAGCAGGCCTCGCATTTGACCGTGTTCCAGCGCACGCCGAATTTCGCGCTGCCTGCGCATAATGGTCCCTCACCCTCGGACCGCACGAGCCTTTTGCAGGGCGACCGCGCGGCCTACCGCGAGCAGGCGCGCCAGTCGATGACCGGTGTGCCCTACCCGCAGCAGATGGCCGTGAGCTGGCAATTGAGCGACGCCGAACGGCGCGCCCGTTTCGAGGAGGCGTGGGGCAAAGGCGATCTCGTCTACATCCTCACCCAGCTCTGGGCCGATCAGGGCGTCGACATCGACGGCAACACGCTGATCTGCGACCTCATTCGCGAGAAGATCGGGACGATCGTGAAGGACCCCGAGACCGCAGCGGCACTGATGCCGCACGACCATCCCTTCGGCGCAAAGCGTCCCTGCCTCGACACCAACTACTACGCGACCTACAACCGGCCAAACGTCACGCTGGTCAATCTGCGGCAGGAGCCGATCAAGGCAATCACCGCTGATAGCATTACCACCGGCAAGCGCAGTTTCGACGTCGACGTCATCGTGTTTGCGACCGGCTTCGACGCCATGACCGGCGCGATCCGGGCCGTACATCCGATCACTGGGCGCGGCGGCAAGTCGCTGACCGATGTCTGGGCACAGGGACCGCAGACCTATCTCGGGCTCACGGTCGCGGGCTTCCCGAACTTCTTCATGATCACCGGACCCGGCAGCCCGTCGGTGCTGTCGAACATGGCAGTGTCGATCGAGCAGCATGTGGACTGGGTCGTCGACCGCCTCGCCGCGTTGCGCGACGCCGGCTTCACCACGGTCGAAGCCACCGGGACGGCGCAGGCGGGCTGGGGCCGGCACATGGCCGATTGTTCGACGCTGACGCTGCACCGGCTCGCCAACACCTGGTACACGGGCGCCAACGTGCCCGGCAAGGTGCAGGGTCTGATGCCCTATACCGGCGGCGTCGGCCCCTATCGCAGCATCTGCGACGAGGTCGTCAGCCGCGGCATGCTCGGATTCAACCTCGCCGGTCCCGACGTCACCGCGCAATGCAATGACGGCGAGGTGGTGCGGCTGCAGCCCGACGTGCGGCTGGTGCTGAACCTGCTCGGGCAATTGAACCTGCCGCCGATCGAGTCGATGGGCGCGCTTGACGCGCGCGCCTTCGTCAACGAGTTCAACAAGGGCCGCCCCGCGGGACGGCCGATCGATGCCGTCGTCGACGGCACCCTGCCCGGCACCGATGGTCCCCTGCCCTATCGCCTGTACCGGCCGGCAACGCCGGGGCCACATCCCGTCGTGGTCTATTTCCATGGCGGCGGCTGGGTGCTGGGCGACGAGCAGTCCGACGATCCGTTCTGCCGTGACATGGTGCGGCGAACCGGCATGATCTTCGTCAGCGTCGGCTATCGCCATGCGCCCGAACATCGCTTCCCGGCTGCGGCCGAGGACGGCTACGCGGCGGCGCGCTGGATCGCCGAGCATGCGGAAGAGCTCGGCGGTAAGCCCGGCCCGGTGCTGATCTCAGGCTGGAGCGCCGGCGGCAACATCGCCGCCGTCACCTGCCAGCTCGCGCGCGACCGCGGTGGGCCGGAGATCGCTGGCCAGCTCCTGGTCTGCCCGGTCACCGACTGCACGTTCGATCGTCCTTCCTATGACGACAATGCAACCGGCTATTTCCTGACGCGCTCGCTGATGTACTGGTTCTGGGATCTCTACTGCTCGCCGGCCGACCGCACCGATCCGCGCGTCTCCCCGCTGCGCGGCAAGGTTGCGGGCCTGCCGCCGGCCTTCGTCGTCACCTGCGAGTTCGATCCCCTGCGCGACGAGGGCATCGCCTATGCCGATGCGATGGCGGCTGCCGGCGTCCCGGTCGAGCTGCTCAGGGCGCGCGGTCATTTCCACTCATCCTTCACGATGGCGGACGTGGTGATCACCGGCGTCCAGGGCCGGGTGCAGATGGCCGAAGCCTTGCGGCGCTTCGCCGGGCTTCCCCCGGAGGTGAGGCGTGACGACGAGAACAGCCACGGACACACCAGCCCGGGGCACAGAATCGCGGCGGCCGCGAGTTAA
- a CDS encoding carboxylesterase family protein, with the protein MRSLLALVAASALLCCAGSAAAQSVGQFPFALTREGQMLGAVEGEVASFKGLAYAAPPIGALRWRPPRATAESSEMRTAYDYGAPCLQPSLPSTSEDCLTLNVFRPFGVDGPLPVMVFIHGDAFVTGTASDPMYDGAKLAQAGLIVVTMNFRLGALGWLTHPALSDVGSGNYGLMDQIAALHWVHDNIAAFGGDPNNVTLFGSGAGATSIALLMLCAQARDLFQKAILQSVPGRARLRSAQEAEAVGRQFVAALGQEADLRAVEPARLLAAEKNLLERSSRSFTPAVDGNLVTENVAAGFAARHESRIPLIIGSNDDETRFDGELDIKEELASSGESIDELRQFYPDVARPSELAARFYTDKVFSEPVRLLAHLHAATGTPTFRYRFAYLPEARRGNPDEGHGRELQFIFGAEGVPGAGIFSRRDREVANRMRAYWTNFARTGDPNGPDLPRWDAAAIRDRLLLIANDHMASGDDPWSERLNRLAR; encoded by the coding sequence ATGCGGTCCTTGCTTGCGCTCGTTGCGGCCTCCGCATTGCTATGCTGCGCCGGTTCGGCGGCCGCCCAGTCGGTCGGCCAGTTTCCGTTTGCCCTGACGCGTGAGGGGCAGATGCTCGGCGCCGTCGAGGGCGAGGTGGCGTCCTTCAAGGGGCTCGCCTACGCCGCGCCGCCGATCGGCGCACTGCGCTGGCGTCCGCCGCGGGCTACAGCTGAGAGTTCGGAGATGCGCACCGCCTACGACTATGGCGCGCCCTGCCTCCAGCCGTCGCTGCCAAGCACGAGCGAGGATTGCCTTACGCTCAACGTGTTTCGTCCCTTTGGCGTCGACGGCCCGTTGCCGGTGATGGTGTTCATTCATGGCGACGCCTTCGTCACCGGCACCGCCAGCGATCCGATGTACGACGGCGCGAAGCTCGCGCAGGCCGGCCTGATCGTGGTCACCATGAACTTCCGCCTCGGCGCACTCGGCTGGCTCACGCATCCTGCACTGTCGGACGTCGGCTCGGGCAATTACGGCTTGATGGACCAGATCGCGGCGCTGCATTGGGTGCACGACAACATCGCGGCCTTCGGCGGCGATCCGAACAATGTCACCCTGTTCGGCAGCGGCGCAGGTGCAACGTCGATCGCGCTGCTGATGTTGTGTGCGCAAGCGCGCGATCTGTTTCAGAAAGCCATTCTGCAATCGGTGCCGGGCCGTGCACGTCTGCGCTCGGCGCAAGAAGCCGAGGCTGTAGGCAGGCAGTTCGTCGCGGCGCTCGGGCAGGAGGCGGATTTGCGCGCAGTGGAACCGGCGCGGCTGCTTGCCGCCGAAAAAAATCTGCTCGAAAGATCGTCGCGCAGCTTCACGCCCGCGGTGGACGGAAATCTGGTGACGGAGAACGTTGCCGCAGGATTTGCGGCGAGACACGAGAGCCGCATTCCCTTGATCATCGGCTCAAATGACGACGAGACGCGTTTTGACGGAGAACTCGACATCAAAGAAGAGCTTGCGTCCTCGGGCGAGAGCATCGACGAGCTGCGCCAGTTCTATCCCGACGTCGCGCGGCCCTCGGAGCTTGCGGCCAGGTTCTACACCGACAAGGTCTTCTCCGAGCCGGTGAGGTTGCTGGCCCATTTACATGCCGCTACCGGTACGCCGACCTTCCGCTATCGCTTCGCCTATCTGCCCGAAGCGCGGCGCGGAAATCCCGACGAAGGGCACGGTCGGGAGCTCCAGTTCATCTTCGGCGCGGAAGGCGTGCCGGGCGCCGGCATCTTCTCGCGGCGGGATCGCGAGGTCGCAAACCGCATGCGCGCCTACTGGACCAACTTCGCGAGGACCGGCGATCCCAACGGCCCCGACCTGCCCCGATGGGACGCAGCCGCAATCCGCGATCGCCTGCTGCTGATCGCGAATGATCACATGGCGAGCGGTGACGACCCCTGGTCGGAGCGCCTGAACCGGCTCGCGCGCTAG
- a CDS encoding class III extradiol ring-cleavage dioxygenase, which yields MTRLPTFFLSHGGGPWPFMEDRRVQYAKTAQEFRRLPQLLPAQPRAVLVITGHWEADAFTVSTAAHPPMVYDYYGFPEHTYQVKYPAPGDPDLAAEVKALLTRAGLDCREDANQGFDHGTFVPLGLMYPNADMPIVLLSLKSSYDPAEHIRVGQAIASLRDEGILIVGSGLTYHNMRGFGRAESKPVSYDFEAYLNEAISHPDAARRNAMLVDWENAPSARLAHPREDHLLPLMVTAGAAGSDIGHRVFVDEVASVAMASYAFGG from the coding sequence ATGACGCGATTGCCGACCTTCTTCCTGTCGCATGGCGGCGGCCCCTGGCCGTTCATGGAGGATCGACGGGTACAATATGCGAAGACCGCGCAGGAGTTCCGCCGGCTGCCGCAGCTCCTGCCGGCGCAGCCGAGGGCGGTGCTCGTCATCACCGGCCATTGGGAGGCCGACGCGTTCACGGTGTCGACCGCGGCGCATCCGCCGATGGTGTACGACTATTACGGTTTTCCCGAGCACACCTATCAGGTCAAATATCCGGCGCCGGGTGATCCTGACCTCGCTGCGGAGGTGAAGGCGCTGCTCACGCGCGCCGGCCTCGACTGCCGGGAGGATGCCAATCAGGGTTTCGACCACGGCACCTTCGTGCCGCTTGGACTCATGTATCCGAACGCGGACATGCCGATCGTGCTGTTGTCGTTGAAGTCGAGCTACGATCCGGCCGAGCACATCAGGGTGGGGCAGGCGATCGCCTCGCTGCGCGATGAAGGCATTCTGATCGTCGGCAGTGGGCTCACCTATCACAACATGCGCGGCTTCGGGCGGGCGGAGTCCAAGCCGGTCTCCTACGATTTTGAGGCCTATCTGAACGAGGCCATCAGCCATCCGGATGCGGCGCGCCGCAACGCGATGCTGGTCGACTGGGAGAACGCACCCAGCGCGCGCCTCGCCCATCCGCGCGAGGACCACCTGCTGCCGCTGATGGTGACAGCCGGTGCCGCCGGCAGCGACATCGGCCATCGCGTCTTCGTCGACGAGGTCGCGAGCGTTGCGATGGCGTCGTACGCGTTCGGCGGCTGA
- a CDS encoding SemiSWEET transporter: MDPFAIKLLGFAAATCTTAAYAPQFIKVWKTRSTEDISLGMFLVMVLGLALWLVYGLLCGDAPLVAANAITMLLAGGILVMKLRYG; this comes from the coding sequence ATGGACCCCTTCGCGATCAAGCTGCTCGGCTTTGCCGCCGCCACCTGCACCACCGCCGCCTACGCGCCGCAATTCATCAAGGTCTGGAAGACCCGCTCGACCGAGGACATTTCGCTCGGCATGTTCCTGGTCATGGTGCTGGGCCTGGCGCTCTGGCTGGTCTACGGCCTGCTTTGCGGCGACGCCCCGCTGGTCGCCGCCAATGCCATCACCATGCTACTGGCCGGCGGCATTCTGGTCATGAAGCTGAGATACGGCTGA
- the glgA gene encoding glycogen synthase GlgA, with amino-acid sequence MTPVRVLAVASEVYPIVKTGGLADVAGALPIALKAHGVEMRTLMPGYPDVMRLLSGADEIRRWPDYFGGPGRLLAGSRDGLDLFVLDAPHLYDRPGNPYVTADGVDWPDNGVRFAALSRIAADIGHGLIPAFVPDIVHAHDWQAGLAPAYLHYDNRPRPGTVMTIHNMAYQGKFARELIGAIGLPWGAFDVSGLEYFGGISFLKAGLQFADRITTVSPTYAQEIQSDEGGMGFGGLLRARASVLSGILNGIDISVWDPQTDPHIAYRFSAEDLAFRSANKAVLQQQFNLVSSPETPLLGVISRLSWQKGLDLLLEAIPTILGEGMQLALLGSGDRDLQERYQATARAHPGRIGVLIGYDEILAHLIQAGSDALVVPSRFEPCGLTQLCALRYGAVPIVARVGGLEDTIVDIGEADISGHDATGFKFGPVTADALAGTLRKANVVFHDKVTWRRLQLSGLSTDVSWRNRAGDYATLYRGLMASRRG; translated from the coding sequence ATGACGCCCGTTCGCGTCCTCGCGGTCGCTTCTGAAGTCTATCCCATCGTCAAGACCGGCGGCCTCGCGGATGTCGCCGGCGCGCTGCCCATTGCACTGAAGGCGCATGGCGTCGAGATGCGCACGCTCATGCCGGGTTATCCTGACGTGATGCGGCTGCTCTCGGGCGCCGATGAAATCCGGCGCTGGCCGGACTATTTTGGCGGGCCTGGACGCCTGCTTGCAGGCTCCCGCGACGGGCTCGATCTGTTCGTGCTCGACGCGCCGCATCTCTACGACCGGCCCGGCAATCCTTACGTGACGGCCGACGGTGTCGACTGGCCGGACAATGGCGTGCGCTTCGCCGCATTGTCGCGCATTGCGGCCGATATCGGCCACGGGCTCATTCCTGCGTTCGTGCCCGACATCGTGCATGCCCATGACTGGCAGGCGGGGCTCGCGCCGGCCTACCTGCACTATGACAACCGTCCGCGGCCCGGCACCGTGATGACCATTCACAACATGGCCTATCAGGGCAAGTTCGCGCGCGAGCTGATCGGCGCGATCGGCCTGCCCTGGGGGGCGTTCGACGTCAGCGGCCTCGAATATTTCGGCGGCATCAGCTTTCTCAAGGCGGGTCTCCAGTTCGCCGACCGCATCACCACGGTCTCGCCGACCTATGCGCAGGAGATCCAGAGCGATGAAGGCGGCATGGGGTTCGGCGGCCTCTTGCGCGCGCGCGCCAGCGTGCTGAGCGGCATCCTCAACGGTATCGACATATCGGTATGGGATCCGCAGACCGACCCGCACATCGCCTATCGCTTCAGCGCGGAGGATTTGGCGTTTCGGTCCGCGAACAAGGCTGTGCTCCAGCAGCAGTTCAATCTCGTTTCCTCGCCGGAAACGCCCCTGCTCGGCGTCATCAGCCGGCTGTCCTGGCAGAAGGGACTCGATCTCCTGCTCGAGGCCATTCCAACCATCCTCGGCGAAGGCATGCAGCTGGCGCTGCTCGGCAGCGGCGATCGCGATCTCCAGGAACGCTATCAGGCCACCGCCCGCGCGCATCCGGGACGTATCGGGGTCTTGATCGGCTATGACGAGATTCTCGCGCACCTGATCCAGGCCGGCTCCGATGCGCTCGTCGTGCCGTCGCGGTTCGAGCCGTGCGGGCTGACGCAGCTATGCGCGCTACGCTATGGCGCGGTGCCGATCGTGGCCCGCGTCGGCGGCCTCGAGGACACCATCGTCGATATCGGCGAGGCCGACATATCAGGCCACGATGCCACCGGCTTCAAGTTCGGCCCGGTGACGGCGGACGCTCTCGCGGGCACGCTGCGCAAGGCCAACGTCGTCTTCCACGACAAGGTGACATGGCGGCGGCTGCAATTGAGCGGACTGTCGACCGACGTGTCGTGGCGCAACCGGGCGGGTGACTATGCCACGCTGTATCGCGGCCTCATGGCGTCCCGCCGCGGTTAA
- the glgC gene encoding glucose-1-phosphate adenylyltransferase: MSAARPEPLARQALAFVLAGGRGSRLLELTDRRAKPAVYFGGKSRIIDFALSNAVNSGIRRIAVATQYKAHSLIRHLQMGWNFFRPERNESFDILPASQRVSESMWYVGTADAIYQNIDIIESHACRFIVVLAGDHIYKMDYEVMLRQHVDSGADVTVGCLEMPRAESSGFGIIHVDENGWIQSFLEKPADPPPMPGKPDVSLASMGIYVFDAKFLFDELKRDAEDPNSNHDFGKDIIPYIVKNGRAIAHQFSTSCVRSGSDPRAYWRDVGTVDAYWSANIDLTDVVPELDLFDRAWPIWSYSEITPPAKFVHDEESRRGQAVSSLVSGGCIISGASLRRSLLFTGVRINSYANVENAVIMPYVNVGRGAQLKNVVIDRGVEIPEGLVVGEDPELDARRFRTTEQGVSLITQPMIDRLNT; the protein is encoded by the coding sequence ATGAGTGCCGCGAGACCTGAGCCGCTTGCCCGCCAAGCGCTGGCGTTCGTCCTGGCCGGCGGGCGCGGCAGCCGGCTCCTGGAGCTGACCGACCGGCGCGCCAAGCCCGCGGTCTACTTCGGGGGCAAATCCCGCATCATCGATTTCGCGCTGTCCAACGCGGTGAACTCCGGCATCCGCCGTATCGCGGTCGCCACCCAGTACAAGGCGCACAGCCTGATCCGGCATCTTCAGATGGGCTGGAACTTCTTCCGCCCCGAGCGCAACGAGAGCTTTGACATCCTCCCGGCCAGCCAGCGCGTGTCGGAGAGCATGTGGTATGTCGGCACGGCCGACGCGATCTACCAGAACATCGACATCATCGAGTCGCATGCCTGCCGCTTCATCGTGGTGCTCGCCGGCGACCACATCTACAAGATGGATTACGAGGTGATGCTGCGGCAGCATGTCGACAGCGGCGCCGACGTCACGGTCGGCTGCCTCGAAATGCCGCGCGCGGAATCCTCCGGCTTCGGCATCATTCATGTCGACGAGAACGGCTGGATTCAGTCGTTCCTCGAGAAGCCCGCCGATCCGCCGCCGATGCCGGGCAAGCCGGACGTCTCGCTCGCCAGCATGGGCATCTACGTGTTCGACGCAAAATTCCTGTTCGACGAGCTCAAGCGCGACGCCGAAGATCCGAACTCAAACCACGATTTCGGCAAGGACATCATTCCCTACATCGTCAAGAATGGCCGCGCCATTGCGCACCAGTTCTCCACCTCCTGCGTCCGCTCCGGCAGCGATCCCCGCGCCTACTGGCGCGACGTCGGCACGGTCGACGCCTATTGGTCCGCCAATATCGACCTCACCGACGTGGTGCCGGAGCTCGACCTGTTCGACCGCGCCTGGCCTATCTGGTCCTATTCGGAGATCACGCCGCCCGCCAAATTCGTTCACGACGAGGAGAGCCGTCGCGGTCAGGCCGTGAGTTCGCTGGTCTCGGGCGGCTGCATCATCTCCGGCGCCTCGCTGCGCCGCTCGCTGCTGTTCACCGGCGTGCGGATAAACTCCTATGCCAATGTCGAGAACGCCGTGATCATGCCGTACGTGAATGTCGGGCGCGGCGCACAGCTGAAGAATGTCGTGATCGACCGCGGCGTGGAGATCCCCGAAGGGCTCGTCGTCGGCGAGGATCCTGAACTCGACGCCAGGCGCTTCCGCACCACCGAGCAGGGCGTCTCGCTCATCACCCAGCCGATGATCGACAGGCTCAACACATGA